AAAAGATGGAAGAGGACCTGATCCATACTGGACCCTGAATAAGATTGCGTTTAAGACTAATCTATCTTGATTTAACATCAGCCTGAGTATTATTTTCCTAATGAATGCCAATTATacctcaaacaaaaaaaaataaatctccaTAAAATTATGGTCAAAATGATCTACTGTACTTTAAAGGacaccaagaaagtgaaaagataacttATAAAATGGGAGACCAGTACCTAGACTGTATAAAAAATGATTATAGctcaataaaaaaagacaaataacccaattaaaaaagagGCAAATGATctaaatagatatttctccaaagaagataactaaccaataagcacaggaaaagattCTCAACATTATCAGCCATAAAAAAGTGCATATCAAACATATCAAAACGACAATGAGGCTATCACTTCAAACTACTAGGATGGTTATagtcaaaaagacaaacaataaaaattattggaaGGATATTGGGAAATCTAACcttcatacactgttggtggaaacagaaaatggcacaaccactttggaaaacagtttggcagtttctcaaacagttaaacatagaattactatataatccagcaattcttGAGCCAATAATTCTACTCTTAGGTATctatccaagtgaaatgaaaatatgtgtccacacaaaaactagtacattaatattcatagcagcgttattcataacagcaaaaaaatgaaaaaaaactcaaatgtccatcaactgataagTGGGCAatctacacaatggaatattataaagcaataaaaagaaacgaagtgttgacatgctacaacataaatgaaccttggaaacattacgcTAAGTGCAATTAATCAGTCACAAAGGACCATATACTACatgattctgtttatatgaaatgcccaaaataggcaaatctatagacagAACATAAACTGGTGGTTACCTAGTTCTGGAAGGTTATGGGTAAGGGGTGTAGTTTCTTTTGGGGTAAtgtaaatgttctaaaattgactgtggtacTGGATATTCAACTCTGTAAATACACTCagttactgaattatacactGTAAACAGATAAACTGTATGGTGAATTATGTctcaataaagcttttttttaaaaaataacattaccAAGCACTCCTATTACAAATATTACTTCCATTCCTTAGTGGAAATTACCACCAGAACCAATGCCTTTTTTTCAACATTTCAAGGGCTACATCTTTGTATGCAAAGAGTTTTATACATAAGGAAGGTTGTTTGGGGATCAATGAATGGTCCCAATCCATGAAATCATTCCTTGGAGGGTGGTTCCACAGACCACTCTTTAGGGAAGATGTTAAAAGGTTTATCTAAAAGGATCATGGCAAAATTTAAGTTTCAACTGACTTTCATTTCTTCCCACAAATCTTCACCTGAAATATTTCAACCAAACcaacaagaaaaaatagacaactaGATTAAAAACCCAAAAATAGACAACTAGGTTAGTGTGACTTAAAAGTGGGCCAGTAGCATTAGCATCATCTGAAACCTTgtcaaaaatgcaaattctcaggccccacagCAGACCATTTAAATCAGAATCTTCAGGTGTGGAGCCGAAGAACCTGTTTTAACAAGCTCTGTAAGTGATGTTTATGTATGCTgaaatttgaaaaccactgcacTAGACTATTTAAGAACTAAGGAAATGGGAAATGATAGTTACACCAtcgccctttttcttttttctcttagcCTCCTAAGTAGAATTGAGACATTATCTTGATCAGGGTCCAAAGACTGGGAATAACATCCCTAGGAAAAAAATACTTATTACAATATGCCATTTTAATTTCACAGGACAATCTAGCAGCACCTCAAAGTTCATTATAGTGGAATTTTACTTGTATATTTGATTTCATGGAAAACTACCCCATGACAAAATTCATTAAAATACACTCTCTAGCATTTTGAAGCTTACCTTGTATTGTTCATTGGGGGCCACTCTGTTCCATGGTTCTGGGTTATTCTTTTTGTCCCAactaaacagaacaaaacattatctTGTTACAGAAATAACACACTATTTAAACGTGTTTTATACTTGCTAAAAAGCTAATGGTTTGAACAGATCAATCTCATTTTCTATTAGGTAGAGCCTGGAATTATTTTCATTACGGAAATTAAACAGAGATAGTAGCTATGATAAGCAATCCCATGTAATCAATTAGAAAAAAGATAGACCACAGAGCCTATCTAGGGGCAGTTGTCCTCGTGTCTATCTCTGTCACAGGATATTTTATACTTGGCCTTTACTAAAACTTTTTATTTCATCAACGGGGAGATATAGCAAAATTTGCATAATAATGAGGAATCAATAAtctttttgcttcttcttttccAACTGGAAAAGACACATTTCCTATTGTGGAAAaggaggcaaagaaaaaaaacattagcTGCATTATTGTTCTAACAgtaggaagaaaaggaaagggaactaaCATTTGTTAAAACATTTACATGTGCCAGGAACCATGATTAAGTATTGCATAAAAACAGCTGTTAttattttaatcctcacaacattacagaaaccctggtagcttagtggttaagagctatggctgctaaccaaaaggtcagcagttcaaatccaccaggagctccttggaaacgacatgggacagttctactctgtcctatagggtcgctatgagtcggaatcgacttgaaggcaacaggtttggttggttggttcacAGTAGGTATTAGCAGTTCTACTTTACCAGTGAgaaacaagaaaagtaaataacaGCAAAACTGGGATCTGAACTTATTGTATGACTATTAAACTCAGGTTCTTTCTACTACTTGATGTTATCTCCCTAGAAAGACTGTGCCTCCTACACCAGCTTGATAAACTATCAACATTCTACACATTTTTAAGTATTTACCTGACGTCTGGATTAAACAATGCAAGCCGCAAGCCATACAGTGCTGCTCCAGTACCTCCAGTCCCCATAAATATGAACAGCGGTATCAACtaaaaccaaacataaaataaataggtAAGAATTAATAGCCACTTTCAAATACTGACATAACTGGCAAAAGAGAGGTTACATAGTTTCTACATATTGATTTCCTAGCCTCAAACTGCTGTTTTGTGATCTTGTCTTAAAATTTTACACTGAAGTAAGAATTCTTATAACTGTGTTCAAAAGACACGGAGTTCCCAAAACACGTGAAGATGATTCTGGTTTAAGTGTCTGACCTTTAATGTGGAGCAAATtatattcaaattttaaaattaaaaaaaaaagcatcaaatcTTATTCACCTCTCTGTTTATACATCATTTTCTCTAGACTTGAAAACCAAGTTGTTTGCAAATTACTTAGGCTTGCCTCCACGGGCATGCATGAAAAACAAAATCTCTGTGACATACGGAGTCCAAAAAGTAAACAGAAACACACCTTTTACAAATACCGGCTTAAGGCATCAACTCTAAAAATGTATCGCTACCAATGTCTGCTACTATTTACGGAACTGAGTTTTTAAGATAGAGATAAAAGACTGCCTAATTGAGTTTTAAAACCACATGTTCTTCTGTTGGGGGAAAAAATCAGACACACAAAAGAACTTGATTGCAATTAAATTCAGTGCTACCAAACGCCCCAAAATGTCAGGACAAGACAAAATGAGCATTCCAAAATCATAGACCCCTCCCTCACATTTGCCacaaggcctggtggtgcaatacgGTGAGTACAAGATCCTAAGTGGCAGAACAACAAATAGGGAACCTGATCTTTGCTGGTCTCTAACACCCAGGGCACACCGATCACTCTTGGCCCGACCAACCTGCAAGACGGCAAGGCTACCTGATCGTTCCCATACGCCCtagtttatttttctccattacCTTCCGCCTTCCAGCCAAAATGCCCCAATGCATGGCGTGGAAGAGCGGAGCTCAAGGGCCTGGACTCAACGCGGAGGGCAGCACAAGGCAACACAGGGCACAGCCCCGAGGAACGGTATGTGGCTGTGAAGGGCGACGCTCCCAAGGGGAAGGAGGCAGCCGCACCCGACACAATGTTGAGAAGTGAGGACATTAGGGATGTGGTCGCAAACTTACGCTGGGGTGCTTCTTGGCCAGACCGATGGCATGGCGGATCATGTTTGCGGCAGAGGCTTCAGATCCGGAAGGAGAGAACAAAGTTGGCCGACACCGAACCTAACACGGCCTGCACCCGGTATCTGCGGGCACCCAAAGTCACCCAGGACCTCCTACCTGAAGGACCCCTGGCTCGGAGGGCAGCCTGCGGCAGGAGGGCCCGGATGCGACTGTCCTTAAAAGTGCCTGCTTTAATCCAGGGCTTCATGCACCCGCTGTAACCTGGATCGACTTCACTATTCCACTTCAAAGCGAAACACTGTTCATTCCTGTGCTATGTATATTTATGACGGCTAATTTGTTGCGTGGATACTAGGACATTTTGATTGACAAGACAGGCATTTTTCCGGGAGGCTGCGCATTGAGGGCTAGGATGGGCGGGCTGGCGGGTTGCGCGCTCCGCAAACTGGGGCCTCACGCGCGGCGCCTGCAAACCGGGTCTGCGCGCCGAGGCTCTGGGGGCGCGCGTGCCGGGCGCGCGCCGGCCGGCCCTGACCGCCGCTGAGGGAGCTGCGCCGCGCCTCTGGCGGCAGAGCGCCAGGCGCCTGGACGGGGAGGTCGGGTGTCCTGCTGCTAAGGTCAGCGGCTGCGGTTTAAAAAGACTGCAGCTGCTTCCTGTCTTAGGCTGTCCCTGAAAACTAGTAAATGACTGAAAGATGGCAATGGCTCTGTCAATGCTCTCTAATCCCTCCGTTCCTGGCCCTCGGTTAAATGTTCATCGCCATAAAGAGTTGTGCGACGTGCCATCATCCCCTGCCCTTAGTCCCGAAACTGCAGCATTAAAATGTGTTCTCACGCCCTCTTTCACTACCCCAATCCGTTTTTTACTCCTCTTGTACTCGAAAGTCTTACCTGGGACAAGGCCTATATAAAGCGCTGGAGATAACAACTGTAAACCTGACAATCTGAAACCCTGTCCAATTAATCAAATGATCacgaaagtaattgggagtagggagagtttaaaaaaaaaaaaatgaaagaaggaaagTAACATTTACAGTAGATAGACCTGGAAGCGGGGTAGACATTAACCAGGTGAAAACGGAGAATGCGGGTGTACAGGGCATTTTGTACATGTGAAGGtctgaaggggccctggtggctcagtggttaagagatcagctgctaaccgaaggccggcaatttgaatccaccaaccacttcttagaaaccttatggggcaattctactccgtcctatagggtcgctgtgagccagaattcTCTCCACACAATGAGTTTTATGGCGGAAGGTCTGAAGTTAGAGAGACTTTTTGAGAAGCTGAGAGAGAGCTGGTCCTATaggtcgctgtgagccagaattcTCTCCACACAATGAGTTTTATGGTGGAAGGTCTGAGGTTAGGGAGACTTTTTGAGAAGCTGAGAGAGATCTGGTATAGCTGGAGCTGGAAGAGAGAAAACAAGCCAGAGATCAGATCTGCTGGGCCAGTGACCACTTACAAATCATAAGTTTTATGCAGAGAGCGTTAGGAAGTTAAGCTAACACAAGATGTCTAGTTTTGAATGATTGTTTTATCTAAAAAGAATAGATTCCAGAGGATAGCATGAAATGTGGGACCCTTTTAACGGTCCATTGCAATAGTCCATGTGACAGATAATGGTAGCTTGCACCAGTGTAGAAATTGTGATGATTAAGAGAAGATTCCAAAGATAGGACTTAGGGATTGTTGGAAGTGGGGAAGTGATGTGAGGGAGCAGTCAAGGATGATTTCCAACGTACAGTTTAGACCAGTTGTGGGGATGTTGATGCCGTTTATTTAGACAAGAAGCACTAGAAATGGTAGATAAGTACCTATGTAAAATGCAAGTGGATTTCTGTGGGTTAGAAGAGAGgtctagactaaaccaaaaaaaaaaaaaaactattgctgtcaagtcgaattctgactcatagcaaccctctagcacacagtagaattgcctatagggtttcctagcctgtaatctttgcCAAAACCAACTGCAGCATCTTTCTACCTCAGAGTagtttgtgggttcaaaccaccaacctttggttagtagccgagcatttGACCACTGTGTCACCTGGGCTCCTTAGATCTAgactacccattgctgttgagttgtttctgactctcAGACCAGAGGAATAAATTTAGGACTGTTTATTGATGGAAGTTGCAGCAATCATTGAACAAGATTTCTTAGGGAAAGTATAGAGCGAGAGACAGAGAGGACAGAGCTGAAGGATTCCAACTGGCAATGCTGGGGAGAAGAGATAGGTCCAGGAAGGTAAGAAAAAAAGATGACTATCAAGATGACATGTTATGAAGTTTATGAAGACTGGTGTCTTTTCATTCATTTTgtgaatatttattaagtacctactcTGCACCAGCCACTGCTCTAGTCACTGGGAGATATGGCTGTGTACAAGAAGATTGTTCTGCCCTAATGGAAGAGATGCAGAGGGAACATAGCACATGTCGGCTCTTAAAGCTTCTGCTGGTACATAGCACATGTTACTTCTCACATCTCACTTGCTAATAAAGCAAGTCGTTTCATCTCACAAGATGCTGGTTGGAGAAGACAAACGAGATAATTTTAGGTAATGATAAGCAAATAAAACAGAataatgagatagaaaatgacatGAGAAGGGTGAAGGACAAGCATTTTCATTAGTCAGAGTGGACAGGAAAGGTCCCTCTCAGAAGGCAATATTTGAGCTAAAACCTAAGTGTAAAGAAAGGCAAACTAGTGAAGAATCTGGGGGAAGAATATTCCAATTGGCAAGAAAAAtggttttgagatttaaaaaagtGCTCAAGGGAGACCAGTGTtgctaactcaaaatgaatgagatgggtgttattgttgttgttaggtgccatggagtcaattctgactcatagtgaccctgtgtacaacagaatgaaatattaatGGGAGCtgcagcctcacaatcattgttatacttgagcccattgttgcagccactgtatcaacccatcttgttgaaggtcttcctcttttccactgaccgtctgctttaccaagcatgatgtccttctccagggactggtccctcctgataatatgtccaaagtatgcaagacatagtctcaccatccttgcttctaaggatcatttgggttgtacttcttccaagacagatttgttcgttcttttggcagtgcatggtatattcaatattctttgccaactccacaattcaaaggcatcagttcttcttcagtcttccttattcatcgtccagctttcacatgcatagaaggcagttgaaaacgccatggcttggatcagatgccTCTTAGTCTTCtaggttacatctttgctttttaacactttaaagaggtcttttgcagcagacttgcccaatacaatgtatcttttgatttcttgactgctgcttccatgggtgttgattgtcaatccaagtaaaacaaaatccttgacaacttcaatcttttctccgtttatcataatgtggcttattggtccagttgtaaggattttttttaaataatttttattgtgctttaagtgaaagtttacaaatcaagtcagtctctcacacaaacccatatacaccttgctacacactcccgattactctccccgtaatgagacagcccactctctccctccactctctctttgtgtccattttgccagcttctaaccctctccaccctctcatctcccctccaggcaggagatgccaacatagtctcaagtgtccacctgatccaagaagctcactcctcaccagcatccctctccaacccattgtccagtccaatccatgtctgaagagttggcttcaggaatggttcctgtcctgggctaacagaaggtctgggggccttgaccactggggtccctccagcctcagtcagaccattaagtctggtcttataagaatttggggtctgcatttttttttttttttttttttatcccactgctctcctgctccctcaggggttctctgttgtgttccctgtcagggcagtcatctgtagtagccgggcaccatctagttcttctggtctcaggagatgtagtcgctggttcatgtggccctttctgtctcttgggctcgtaatcgccttgtgtccttggtgttcttcattctcctttgatccacgtgggttgaggccaattgatgcatcttagatggctgcttgctagcgtttaagaccccagatgccactcttcaaagtgggatgcagaatgttttgttaatgcATTTTATTaccccaattgacttagatgtcccctgaaaccatggtccccagacccctgcccctgctaactggccttcgaagcattcagtttattcagaaaacttctttacttttggtttagtccaattgtgctgacctcccctgtattgtgtactgtctttcccttcacctaaggtagttcttatctactatccaaaTAGTGAgtgcccctcttccaccctccctccctcccccttctcgtaaccacaaaagaatgttttcttctcagtttaaactatttctcaagttctcagaatagaggtcttatacaatatttgtccttttgcaactgattaatttcactcagcataatgccttccaggtcagttgtgaggatttttattttctttatgttgaggtgtaacccacagggaaggctgtggactttgatattcatcggtaagtgcttccagtactctttgctttcagcaaccaaagttgtgtcgtctgcatgtcacaggttgttgatgagtcttcctccaatcctgatgctccgttcttcttcatatagtccagcctctcggattatttgctcagcatacggattgaataagtatgatgaaaggatacaaccctgatgcatatccttcctgactttaaaccacgcaataaccccttgttctgttccaacggccacctcttgatctgtgtacagttttctcatgagcacaattaagtgttctggaattcccatttttcacaatgttatccataatttgttatgatccacacagtaaaatgcctttgcatagtcaaaacacgggtaaacatctttctgttattctgtgctttcatccaagatccatctgacatcagcaatgatatccctggtttcacatcctcttctgaatctggcttgagtttctagCAGTTCTGTGTCAGTGTACtcctgcagcagcttttgaatgatcctcaacaaaattttgtttgcatgtgatattaatgatactgcgtgataatttccacatttggttggatcacctttcttgggactaggcataaatatggatctcttctggtcagttggccaggtagttgtcttccaaatttcttggcatagatgagtgagcacttccagagctgcatccatttgttgaaacatctcagttggtattcagtcaattcctggacccttgtttttcaccaatgccttcagtgcagcttggacctcttcctttggtgccatcggttcctgatcgtatgctacctccttcAATGGCTGaaagtcaaccagttctttttggtatagtggctctgtgtattcattctatcttaatgcttcctgcgtcgtttaatattttctccgtagAATCCTTCCTgttcaactcaaggcttgaattttttcttcagttctttcagtttgagaaatgacgagtgtgtgcttcccttttggttttctatctccaggtctttgcacgtgtcattataatactttactttgagaTGATgtgatgaataaaaaaaaaaaaaaaatttttttttttttgatgaatagCAGAGCAAAATGAGATCATAAACTACGGTAAATGTAAAATAGCAGGCAAAGACCATGTTACCAGCTTGTGTCAGTCACTGTTGACTATAGCTAACAAGGTAGTACAATGAAGAGATGGACTCAGAAAATAATTGGCCAGTTCACAAGCTGTAATGACAGGGAATTGCGCATCTAGAAATTTGGAGACTGGTAGAGTTGAAAGATGCAATCGATTCTCATCTTCAGCCTGTATAAGATAAAAGTGAGGAGGCATTTGGCTACAAGGTCAAttaaaccagtgaaacatatatgtaaatatatatagaaagatttatTTTGAGGAAATGGCTTATGAAATTGtggggactaaaccaaaaaaccgaaccagttgccatcaatcatttctgactcataacgaccctctagggcagaaaagaactgccccatagggtttccatggctgtgatctttatgcgagcagactgctgtggagtagctggtgggttcaaaccgctgacctgattagcagctgagtgcttaaccactggcaaGTCTCAAGTCTATGGGCCACGTGGAAGGCTGGAGATATtccctgactcacatggttgcaggggctgatgaacccaaaatctgcaggtcaggcagcaggctgctggttcacggGGTTGCAGGAGCTGGCGAATCCAAAACCTTCAGGTCAGGCAGCAGTCTCACGGCTtcttacatcccaagaaccagaggtgagaGGATGACAAGACAACTGCTGGATCGGAAAGAaaaagcaagctttgccagaattggattcaggccacacccccaaggaaactctccttccaaatgattggctgctcacatcaaatcacaaagtgAATAATGATTACATAATGTCTACCAAACCacggagaatcatggcctagccaagttgacacataacattaaccgtCACAGACTCTGAGCTGAAAATGATGACATGATAAGACTTTTAGGTTGTCTTCCTTAGGGAAAAGGGGGATGTATTTTAAGAAAGTAAAGGGAGAGATCTGAATGATTATGATCAGACTGTGGCAAGATCCAGTGGAAGCCTCTGTATAGGATAAGAGGCCCCAATATGATTTGCCTGCTGAGAACACCCTGGCCTGTTGGCTCAAGGACCTGTCCTTGGGCAGGTTTTAGCCTTGTCCAGGGTCTCCTAGGCAGGTCAGTTTTCTATGCTGCCCAGCATTTTCTGATGACATTGGCAGTCCATGTGCGTAGGGCCAGTCTAGGATGGTGTGTGAATCTCCGTGAGCCACCCTCTCAGCTAAACCCAGGAGGTTGTCGGTCGTTCATATCTTTGCTCTGGAGCAGACGCTGCTTCAGCCTCTGCAATCAGTTGGTAAAAGTGGTCTGCTCTTTGGCTGATGTCCCCTCTCAACACAGGAGCCTTTCTGGTGACCATCCATACAAGTAACAAAAGTTTATGAGGAGTAgaactgaatttttgtttttttcttcggATGTCTCATCCCCGTAGGAGCTTGCTTTATATGTCAGTCCAAGGGTTGTCAGTGGCCAGGTCGAATGGTCAAGCTGTTAGCTATAGTCCACTTCACAGTTTCTGTCTGCACCACTAAAAGTAGTCCTAACTGCAGCAGTTCCCCACAAGGTTTGGAGTCAAAAGTTTACAAATGTGTACATTAATGCATAAACATCATCAATACATGTAATAGGGCTTTGTAGGGTCCCCGAAGGGAATTATCCGTGGTTAGGTTTGGGCAAGGGTCTCAATGATGGTGATCTGAGACCCagaagttttcttcattttggtgCCAAGTGTTATAGAGATCACAGCCACATGTGCAATGGTATATAAAAATCCAAGGTATATAATTCTTCTCATTGAACTTTGATTGTAACATAAGGTCTTTGGTCCTCCCTGGTGACAAAGGGATCTCagtcttaattatttctgaaagtcagaagacCTGGACAAAGTTGGCATAGCCCTCAGTCATTTGTGGAGCCATGCCTCCACCATACCAAGCATGGGTTCAGCCCAGTTGCCTGGTAACATGGAAGCGGGCCCTCCTATTTTAGTTTTTCCCTCACTATTGCAGCTGCAACTATGTTGCTGCTCAGTTACCTTGGTGGGGGCAGTTAACAGAGGATTCCGGAGAGAGTCTCTAAGGTTCTTCAAGTTTGCTCAAAACAAAACCATCTGTAAGGGCTTTTTACTctcttattgatttattttttttccctgctgcTTTAACTCTTGCTTTGTACCGGATGTTACAGGGTATTTTCTGTGCCAGTGACCTGCTTAGACCTTTCAGCTATCTCCGGTCTCATTGTTACAGGTCTTTGAGCAATGGCCAGGGAATTATTCCCCTAGTCCTTAAATCCCCAACTTTGCAAACCTGCAGGTAGCATTTCTAGTTGCTCATCCTGTTCATGAATGTGGCTGTTCAGTATGCCAGTCATGGCCACATGAAACTGCCACATATTCCTTTCCAGGTGTAACTCTTCCTGCAAAGCTCTTACGCATGCTTCAGCAGGTAGCTGAGCTTCGGTGGACAGTGGAAAACCCCAGAACAGTAGCTATTCCACGGCCACTACTGCTCTCCTATCTTCTTTTCCACACTTATGAAGGCCCATAACTAGGCTATGCTGCTTGGCATTTTGGGGGTGTCTCCACACTCACACGGCAGTCCACAAGCTTCAAAAATACAGGCCAGACCTCCACACGTGGAAGTCGCTGATCAACCTGGGATTTCCCCCACAGAGGCCTCACTCCCACTTGCCTTTTCCTCAGTCTCCTGGCTAGCTTGCCAATTGTCCAGGCGTGGACCAGTAACGTAAAATTTGCCTCCCAAAATGGTTAGTgccaagagactgaagaaagaggtgGGCAATTCCAAGGTGTCAGCAAGAGAGTTTATAAGGAAGATTTACAGACAAAGTGAGTCCTGGGCAGCCGcaggaccaaagcagatctcCTTGCCCCacagtgggagggcagaggttttatagtggcaGTGGACAATAATGGCTACATGCCAGGGACTTACATAAGGATGATTTAGCAAACTGTTTTGTTTAGTGAGCTAGGGAATCACATGAAGGCGCTCATGTTCAGCCTCACAAGACCTGTTTCCCCTTCAGTCCATACCTTGAGGCCAGCTCCTACAATCTAGCACATTTCCCCTCTTTTGCTGTAGCATGAGAGACCCTGTTCTCTCCCTGCCAGGGACAGAAATAGAAGTGGGGTTGGTCAGGCGTCTTATGGTGTTCACAcatgtgcaagagacagagaaagttactgtgtgcccagagCAGGGGGAAGGCTTT
This Loxodonta africana isolate mLoxAfr1 chromosome 8, mLoxAfr1.hap2, whole genome shotgun sequence DNA region includes the following protein-coding sequences:
- the NDUFA4 gene encoding cytochrome c oxidase subunit NDUFA4 — protein: MIRHAIGLAKKHPSLIPLFIFMGTGGTGAALYGLRLALFNPDVSWDKKNNPEPWNRVAPNEQYKFYSVNVDYSKLKKEGPDF